A section of the Halopiger aswanensis genome encodes:
- a CDS encoding PAS domain-containing sensor histidine kinase — protein MESGPPSRPSAGDTDHESDPAASSPRRIGALLAAADIAGFRATESGVITEVNDAFASLTGYSRSELRDKSLTELVTADDALLEELGTPHDANGSDDGTKAGSTLEPGAGPVSIPVSLRTKSDTAISCDLHLEGFAGTDGELELGGIVDRRPNATATVSEPDLTYGKTFQALAEALPDGIIVLDTNSDIQYANPAVERILGYTPDELVGSSKVNIIPPRLRQTHLDALQRYLETGERHLNWTYVELPGQHKAGHEVPLAVSLNDFTYDGDRYFVGLFRDISPRKAAEQALTEKVIQLESVNYLGRYALENPDVDDLLEKATRLIETALDVECCLVLETEPAPVGGDGSALEVRASVGCDDDLLENETTTAVSSSEPGLLAERTLATSEPIVVESFEADDRIERSSVLNDTGIRSGMGVTIGPADDPWGVLAVYDDREREYADHDVDFLESAATILATGIERQQYERRLNETVADLEESNERLEQFAYAASHDLQEPLRMVSSYLQLIEDRYVDELDADGEEFIEFAVDGAERMREMIDGLLEYSRIDSQGDPFEPVDLDDVLEDVLTDLQVKIEDTDAEITTESLPTVEGDASQLRQLFQNLLSNALEYSGDEPPRVHVGVERNRRMWEISVADEGIGIEPEETDRVFQVFQRLHSRDEYPGTGIGLALCRRIVERHGGRIWVDSEPGEGSTFAFTIPVDGP, from the coding sequence ATGGAATCCGGTCCGCCTTCGAGGCCGTCTGCAGGTGATACGGACCACGAGAGCGACCCGGCAGCGTCGAGTCCGCGTCGGATCGGTGCGCTTCTCGCGGCGGCCGACATCGCCGGTTTCCGCGCGACGGAATCCGGCGTGATTACCGAGGTCAACGACGCGTTCGCGTCGCTGACCGGCTACAGTCGGTCGGAACTCCGCGATAAGTCGCTTACGGAGCTCGTGACTGCTGACGACGCCCTGCTCGAGGAGCTCGGTACCCCCCACGACGCGAACGGATCGGACGACGGGACCAAAGCGGGGTCGACCCTCGAGCCCGGCGCGGGTCCGGTATCGATCCCCGTCTCGCTGCGGACGAAAAGCGACACTGCCATCTCCTGTGACCTTCATCTCGAGGGCTTTGCGGGAACCGATGGCGAGTTGGAACTCGGGGGAATCGTCGACCGGCGACCGAACGCGACGGCGACGGTATCGGAACCAGACCTCACGTACGGCAAGACGTTCCAGGCGTTAGCCGAGGCGCTACCTGACGGGATCATCGTTCTCGATACGAACAGCGACATTCAGTACGCCAACCCGGCGGTCGAGCGCATCCTCGGCTACACGCCGGACGAACTGGTCGGCTCGAGCAAGGTCAACATCATCCCGCCGCGGCTTCGGCAAACACACCTCGACGCCCTCCAGCGGTACCTCGAGACCGGCGAGCGACACCTGAACTGGACCTACGTCGAACTTCCCGGCCAGCACAAGGCGGGCCACGAGGTGCCCCTGGCCGTCTCGCTCAACGACTTCACGTACGACGGCGACCGCTACTTCGTCGGACTCTTTCGCGATATTTCACCGCGCAAGGCCGCCGAACAGGCGCTCACCGAGAAGGTCATCCAGCTCGAGTCGGTCAACTACCTCGGCCGGTACGCGCTCGAGAATCCGGACGTCGACGACCTGCTCGAGAAGGCGACCCGCCTGATCGAAACGGCGCTCGACGTGGAGTGCTGTCTCGTCCTGGAGACCGAACCGGCGCCCGTCGGCGGCGACGGCTCCGCACTCGAGGTCCGCGCGAGCGTCGGCTGCGACGACGACCTGCTCGAGAACGAGACGACGACCGCGGTGTCGTCGTCGGAGCCGGGGCTGTTGGCCGAGCGGACGCTCGCGACCAGCGAACCGATCGTGGTCGAATCGTTCGAGGCCGACGACAGGATCGAACGCTCGTCGGTGCTGAACGACACCGGCATCCGGAGCGGAATGGGCGTCACGATCGGTCCCGCAGACGATCCGTGGGGCGTGCTGGCCGTCTACGACGACCGCGAGCGGGAGTACGCCGACCACGACGTCGATTTCCTCGAGAGCGCCGCGACGATCCTCGCGACCGGCATCGAGCGCCAGCAGTACGAACGCCGGCTCAACGAGACGGTCGCCGACCTCGAGGAGTCGAACGAACGGCTCGAACAGTTCGCCTACGCCGCGTCCCACGACCTGCAGGAACCGCTCCGGATGGTCTCGAGTTACCTCCAACTCATCGAGGACCGGTACGTCGACGAACTGGACGCGGACGGCGAGGAGTTCATCGAGTTCGCGGTCGACGGCGCCGAGCGGATGCGCGAGATGATCGACGGGCTCCTCGAGTACTCCCGGATCGACTCGCAGGGCGACCCCTTCGAGCCCGTCGATCTCGACGACGTCCTCGAGGACGTGCTGACGGATCTGCAGGTGAAGATCGAGGATACCGACGCGGAGATCACGACTGAGTCGCTGCCGACCGTCGAGGGCGACGCCAGCCAACTGCGCCAACTGTTCCAGAACCTGCTGTCGAACGCCCTCGAGTATTCGGGCGACGAGCCGCCGCGGGTCCACGTCGGCGTCGAGCGGAATCGGCGGATGTGGGAGATCTCCGTTGCGGACGAGGGCATCGGCATCGAACCGGAGGAAACGGACCGGGTCTTTCAGGTGTTCCAGCGCCTCCACAGCCGCGACGAGTACCCCGGTACGGGGATCGGACTGGCGCTCTGTCGGCGCATCGTCGAGCGCCACGGCGGTCGGATCTGGGTCGACTCGGAGCCCGGCGAGGGGTCGACGTTCGCGTTCACGATTCCCGTCGACGGGCCGTAA
- a CDS encoding DEAD/DEAH box helicase, whose amino-acid sequence MTDGDVAAFTHLGSTVRGALSERGFSTPTAPQQLAIPPLAAGQNTLVIAPTGSGKTETAMLPVFDHLVADDGPPEGFGALYITPLRALNRDMRERLEWWGEYLGLEVDVRHGDTTQYQRGKQAENPPDVLITTPETVQAMLTGERLREALQDVSHVVIDEVHELAASKRGAQLAIGLERLHDLAGEMQRIGLSATVGDPEDVGQFLTGGRSCEIREIDVGSNVDVAVRHPEITDEDEDLSGTLMTDASTASHVRLIRDIVADHESTLIFVNTRQTAEALGSRFKELDLPIGVHHGSLSKEARIQVEDRFKTGELDGLLCTSSMELGIDVGRVDHVVQYKSPRQVTRLLQRIGRAGHRQDEVSSGTIVTTRPDDTFEALAIARRAREGEVEPAAIHEGSLDVVANQIPGIVQSRGDTHFRDAYDTVTRAYPFRDLPKETFREICSELHRNRIVWFDEGEDRLETTGGTWQYVYSNLSMIPDEETYEVHDIASSQQIGTLDERFVVNFAQPGEVFVQRGEMWRIAEIDDEEGKVKVSPIEDPAGEVPSWIGQEIPVPAAVAQEVGEIRNVAQPQLETGADAAAVGRELAHRYPADEYTLTEACDQLEKQIEAEAPMPTADRIVLERQGRTIVLNACFGHTANETLGRVLSALLGQRAGSSVGLETDPYRIELEVPSSIATSDVIEVLEDTDPDHVETIVELGLKNSDALAFRLAQVSAKFGALKRWQSQGSGRISNERLLAALEDTPMYEEAVREVFHEDLDIERASAVLEGIQSGDLALVTHRGRTPVGQGGRSSSGKELLAPENADASVIETVRERLQNDRVILLCTHCKEWKVKTKVKRVSDQPECPECGSTRIASLNPWAEEVVQAVRAEEKDEEQERMTERAYRAASLVQSHGKQAVTAMAARGVGPHNAAQIINKLRENEDEFYRDILSKEREYARTQSFWD is encoded by the coding sequence ATGACTGACGGGGACGTCGCGGCCTTTACGCACCTCGGCTCGACGGTTCGCGGGGCACTTTCCGAGCGCGGGTTTTCGACGCCGACGGCGCCGCAGCAGTTGGCGATCCCGCCGCTGGCTGCGGGCCAGAATACGCTCGTGATCGCACCCACCGGGAGTGGCAAGACCGAGACGGCGATGTTGCCCGTGTTCGACCACCTCGTCGCCGACGACGGGCCGCCCGAGGGGTTCGGCGCGCTCTACATCACCCCGCTGCGGGCCCTGAACCGCGACATGCGCGAGCGCCTCGAGTGGTGGGGCGAGTACCTCGGCCTCGAGGTCGACGTCCGCCACGGCGACACGACCCAGTACCAGCGAGGGAAACAGGCCGAGAACCCGCCGGACGTGCTGATCACGACGCCCGAGACCGTCCAGGCGATGCTTACCGGCGAACGCCTGCGCGAAGCGCTGCAGGACGTCTCCCACGTCGTGATCGACGAGGTCCACGAACTCGCCGCCTCGAAGCGGGGCGCGCAGTTGGCGATCGGCCTCGAGCGACTCCACGACCTCGCGGGTGAGATGCAGCGCATCGGCCTCTCGGCGACGGTCGGCGATCCCGAGGACGTCGGCCAGTTCCTCACCGGCGGCCGATCCTGCGAGATCCGCGAGATCGACGTCGGGAGCAACGTGGACGTGGCGGTTCGCCACCCCGAGATCACCGACGAGGACGAGGACCTGTCGGGGACGCTGATGACGGATGCCAGCACGGCCAGCCACGTCCGCTTGATCCGCGACATCGTCGCCGACCACGAGTCGACGCTCATATTCGTCAACACGCGCCAGACCGCCGAGGCGCTGGGCTCGCGGTTCAAGGAACTCGACCTCCCGATCGGGGTCCACCACGGCTCGCTCTCGAAGGAGGCCCGGATCCAGGTCGAGGACCGCTTCAAGACGGGCGAACTGGACGGCCTGCTCTGTACGTCCTCGATGGAACTGGGGATCGACGTCGGCCGCGTCGACCACGTGGTCCAGTACAAGAGCCCGCGGCAGGTCACGCGCCTGCTCCAGCGGATCGGGCGCGCCGGCCACCGCCAGGACGAGGTCTCGAGCGGGACCATCGTCACGACCCGGCCGGACGACACCTTCGAGGCGCTGGCGATCGCCCGCCGCGCCCGCGAGGGCGAGGTCGAACCGGCGGCGATCCACGAAGGGAGCTTAGACGTCGTCGCCAACCAGATCCCGGGGATCGTCCAGAGCCGCGGGGATACCCACTTTCGGGACGCCTACGACACCGTTACGCGCGCGTATCCGTTCCGGGACCTCCCGAAGGAGACGTTCCGCGAGATCTGCTCGGAACTGCACCGCAACCGGATCGTCTGGTTCGACGAGGGCGAGGACCGCCTCGAGACGACCGGCGGGACCTGGCAGTACGTCTACTCGAACCTCTCGATGATCCCCGACGAAGAGACCTACGAGGTCCACGACATCGCCTCGAGCCAGCAGATCGGGACCTTGGACGAGCGGTTCGTCGTCAACTTCGCCCAGCCCGGCGAGGTGTTCGTCCAGCGCGGCGAGATGTGGCGGATCGCCGAGATCGACGACGAAGAGGGGAAAGTGAAGGTTAGTCCCATCGAGGACCCTGCCGGCGAGGTGCCCTCCTGGATCGGCCAGGAGATTCCGGTCCCCGCCGCGGTCGCCCAGGAGGTCGGCGAGATTCGCAATGTTGCACAGCCGCAACTCGAGACGGGTGCCGACGCCGCCGCCGTCGGCCGCGAACTCGCCCACCGCTATCCCGCCGACGAGTACACGCTCACCGAGGCCTGCGACCAACTCGAGAAGCAGATCGAGGCCGAGGCGCCGATGCCGACGGCCGACCGGATCGTCTTGGAGCGACAGGGCCGGACGATCGTACTCAACGCCTGCTTCGGCCACACGGCCAACGAGACGCTGGGCCGCGTGCTCTCGGCGCTTTTGGGTCAGCGGGCCGGCTCTTCCGTGGGACTGGAGACCGACCCCTACCGGATCGAACTCGAGGTCCCGAGTTCGATCGCGACCAGCGACGTGATCGAGGTGCTCGAGGACACCGACCCGGACCACGTCGAGACGATCGTCGAACTCGGACTCAAGAACTCCGACGCGCTGGCCTTCCGCCTCGCGCAGGTCTCCGCGAAGTTCGGCGCACTCAAGCGCTGGCAGAGCCAGGGCTCGGGCCGGATTTCGAACGAGCGCCTGCTGGCGGCGCTCGAGGATACGCCGATGTACGAGGAGGCGGTCCGCGAAGTGTTCCACGAAGATCTGGATATCGAGCGGGCGAGCGCGGTGCTCGAGGGGATCCAGTCGGGCGACCTCGCGTTGGTCACCCACCGCGGTCGCACGCCGGTCGGCCAGGGCGGGCGCTCCTCCTCGGGGAAGGAACTGCTCGCGCCGGAGAACGCCGACGCGAGCGTCATCGAGACGGTCCGGGAGCGCCTGCAGAACGACCGGGTCATCCTGCTGTGTACCCACTGCAAGGAGTGGAAGGTCAAGACGAAAGTCAAGCGGGTATCGGACCAGCCCGAGTGCCCCGAGTGCGGGTCGACCCGGATCGCGTCGCTGAACCCGTGGGCCGAGGAGGTCGTACAGGCGGTCCGCGCGGAAGAGAAAGACGAGGAGCAAGAGCGGATGACCGAGCGCGCCTACCGCGCCGCGAGTCTGGTCCAGAGCCACGGCAAGCAGGCCGTCACCGCGATGGCCGCTCGCGGCGTCGGGCCGCACAACGCCGCCCAGATCATCAACAAGCTCCGGGAGAACGAGGACGAGTTCTACCGGGACATCCTCTCGAAGGAGCGCGAGTACGCGCGGACCCAGTCGTTCTGGGACTGA
- a CDS encoding PGF-CTERM sorting domain-containing protein → MRNSLSRGAGNERTRTALVLAVLVAVSSVATVGVAVGATGASTADAGSDSSPSANVALQQNVSESEFAVPAPEEGDPYFEAKADDNRWISYVNPRDEYRSPYLGDGSGKICVSLFNEAGQVVAGESVPNTTVTVPTGESIDWHSHADPVTVEYPLTENYDRPLDADQFGTSPDVPQGDGYMDAHCIEIHGLPEDGGEVQYGEAEISGEHADDIELVGYVQQAHDTWDTDVDPIEDAESYEEAGGGWTYYPDRSHGQVVVVLQLDGDRDISLEDSTDNSTIDSGDGDGDENATNSSDDENEPSESSSDSNGTDESDDTGDASGTGDGLPGFGAIAAVVALGSVTLARYVDSRSS, encoded by the coding sequence ATGCGGAATTCCCTCTCACGAGGCGCGGGGAACGAGCGCACGCGGACTGCGCTCGTTCTCGCCGTCCTCGTCGCGGTCAGTAGCGTCGCGACGGTCGGCGTCGCCGTCGGTGCGACGGGTGCGAGCACCGCCGACGCCGGGTCGGACTCGAGTCCATCGGCGAACGTCGCCCTACAGCAGAACGTCTCGGAAAGCGAGTTCGCCGTGCCGGCCCCCGAGGAGGGCGATCCCTACTTCGAGGCGAAGGCGGACGACAACCGGTGGATCAGCTACGTCAACCCGCGCGACGAGTACCGGTCGCCATACCTCGGGGACGGCTCGGGGAAGATCTGCGTCTCGCTGTTCAACGAGGCCGGACAGGTCGTCGCCGGCGAGAGCGTCCCGAACACGACCGTTACCGTGCCGACCGGGGAGTCGATCGACTGGCACTCCCACGCCGACCCGGTGACCGTCGAGTACCCGCTGACCGAAAACTACGATCGGCCGCTCGACGCCGACCAGTTCGGCACGAGTCCCGACGTCCCGCAGGGCGACGGCTACATGGACGCCCACTGCATCGAAATCCACGGCCTGCCGGAAGACGGCGGCGAGGTGCAGTACGGCGAGGCCGAAATTTCCGGCGAACACGCCGACGATATCGAACTCGTCGGCTACGTCCAGCAGGCCCACGACACCTGGGACACCGACGTCGATCCGATCGAGGACGCCGAATCCTACGAGGAAGCCGGCGGCGGCTGGACCTACTACCCCGACCGCTCGCACGGTCAGGTCGTCGTCGTCCTCCAACTCGACGGTGACAGAGACATCAGCCTCGAGGATTCGACCGATAATTCGACGATCGATTCCGGCGACGGCGACGGTGACGAGAACGCGACGAACTCGAGCGACGACGAGAACGAGCCGTCAGAATCGTCCTCCGATTCGAACGGGACCGACGAAAGCGACGACACCGGCGATGCCAGCGGTACGGGCGACGGACTACCCGGCTTCGGTGCGATCGCTGCGGTCGTCGCACTGGGCTCCGTGACGCTTGCACGGTACGTCGATTCACGGTCGTCCTAA
- a CDS encoding thioredoxin family protein, with protein sequence MSDATTKPAQLADGAELAAFVDEHDVALVEFYTIGCPKCQAMEPVLGNVARSTAVPIGMLNPGDDLELVDRFDIESVPSLLLFRDGDPVARLADGFVGGDELVDFLADHAPEAVDTDE encoded by the coding sequence ATGAGCGACGCCACAACGAAACCAGCGCAACTCGCAGACGGCGCCGAGCTAGCGGCGTTCGTCGACGAGCACGACGTGGCGCTCGTCGAATTCTACACGATCGGCTGCCCGAAGTGTCAGGCGATGGAGCCGGTACTCGGCAACGTCGCGCGGTCGACCGCCGTTCCGATCGGAATGCTCAATCCCGGCGACGACCTCGAGTTAGTCGACCGGTTCGATATCGAGTCCGTCCCGTCGCTGCTCCTCTTCCGAGACGGCGACCCCGTCGCCCGCCTCGCGGACGGCTTCGTCGGCGGTGACGAACTCGTCGACTTCCTCGCGGATCACGCACCCGAGGCCGTCGACACGGACGAATAG
- the glnA gene encoding type I glutamate--ammonia ligase: MTGDNLTAAEEEVLEKIEAEDVDFLRLQFTDILGTVKNVAVPARQAEKAFTEGIYFDGSSIEGFVRIQESDMRLVPDPDTFAVLPWRNDNDGVSARMICDVYDTSTGEPFEGDPRRVLKNALERAEDMGYTVNFAPEPEFFLFEEDEDGNATTETGDHGGYFDVAPKDLASDVRRDIIYGLESMGFEIEASHHEVAKGQHEINFEYDDALSTADNVATFRMVVRAIAAQHDLHATFMPKPIPRINGSGMHTHMSLMTADGENAFHDEDDEFNLSDEAHSYLAGVLEHAPAITAVANPTVNSYKRLVPGYEAPVYVAWSDRNRSALVRKPAARVPAASRVELRSPDPSCNPYLAFAAMIHAGLDGIEQDLECPDPIRENIYEFDDEKREEYGIDTLPTNLGEAVEALEDDEVIYNALGEHVAPKFVEAKTQEFQEYLVDVSEWELDRYLEKY; encoded by the coding sequence ATGACAGGTGACAACCTGACCGCTGCGGAAGAAGAAGTACTGGAGAAAATCGAGGCGGAAGACGTCGACTTCCTCCGACTGCAGTTTACCGACATCCTCGGGACGGTCAAGAACGTCGCCGTGCCGGCGCGGCAGGCCGAGAAGGCCTTCACCGAGGGGATCTACTTCGACGGCTCCTCGATCGAAGGCTTCGTCCGCATTCAGGAATCGGACATGCGCCTCGTCCCCGATCCGGACACGTTCGCGGTCCTCCCGTGGCGCAACGACAACGACGGCGTCTCCGCCCGGATGATCTGTGACGTTTACGACACCTCCACGGGCGAACCCTTCGAGGGCGACCCGCGCCGCGTCCTCAAGAACGCCCTCGAGCGCGCCGAAGACATGGGGTACACCGTCAACTTCGCGCCCGAGCCGGAGTTCTTCCTGTTCGAGGAGGACGAGGACGGCAACGCCACGACCGAGACCGGCGACCACGGCGGCTACTTCGACGTCGCGCCCAAGGACCTCGCCAGCGACGTCCGTCGCGACATCATCTACGGCCTCGAGAGCATGGGCTTCGAGATCGAAGCCAGCCACCACGAGGTCGCGAAGGGCCAACACGAGATCAACTTCGAGTACGACGACGCGCTGTCGACGGCCGACAACGTCGCGACCTTCCGGATGGTCGTCCGCGCCATCGCCGCCCAGCACGACCTCCACGCCACGTTCATGCCGAAGCCGATCCCGCGCATCAACGGCTCGGGCATGCACACCCACATGTCGCTGATGACCGCGGACGGCGAGAACGCCTTCCACGACGAGGACGACGAGTTCAACCTCAGCGACGAGGCCCACTCGTACCTCGCGGGCGTCCTCGAGCACGCGCCGGCGATCACGGCGGTCGCGAACCCGACCGTGAACAGCTACAAGCGCCTGGTGCCCGGCTACGAGGCGCCAGTGTACGTCGCCTGGTCGGACCGCAACCGCTCGGCGCTGGTCCGCAAGCCGGCCGCCCGCGTCCCGGCCGCCAGCCGCGTCGAACTGCGCTCGCCGGACCCCTCGTGTAACCCCTACCTCGCGTTCGCCGCCATGATCCACGCCGGTCTCGACGGCATCGAACAGGACCTCGAGTGTCCCGACCCGATCCGCGAGAACATCTACGAGTTCGACGACGAGAAGCGCGAGGAGTACGGCATCGACACGCTGCCGACGAACCTCGGTGAGGCCGTCGAGGCCCTCGAGGACGACGAGGTCATCTACAACGCACTCGGCGAGCACGTCGCGCCCAAGTTCGTCGAAGCGAAGACCCAGGAGTTCCAGGAGTACCTCGTCGACGTCTCCGAGTGGGAGCTCGACCGCTACCTCGAGAAGTACTAA
- a CDS encoding helix-turn-helix domain-containing protein, protein MQTQEHRSAETARIEPIPEDIESTQAKLVYVYLAATGGATIDELRETLALKKITLLSVLQSLMRADVVEKDGSSYVVTA, encoded by the coding sequence ATGCAGACACAGGAGCACCGCTCCGCGGAAACAGCCCGGATCGAACCGATTCCCGAGGACATCGAGTCCACGCAGGCGAAACTCGTGTACGTCTATCTCGCGGCGACGGGGGGCGCGACGATCGACGAACTCCGAGAGACGCTGGCGCTGAAGAAAATCACGTTATTGAGCGTGCTCCAGTCCCTGATGCGGGCCGATGTCGTCGAAAAGGACGGCTCGAGCTACGTCGTTACGGCGTGA
- a CDS encoding SDR family oxidoreductase produces MAATKSFDVDFDDTVAVITGASGALGSAAVDRFRDAGATVCAVDVVAPDSEDSLLEPDERTHFYEADLTDEDDVSDLVDAIVDDHGRIDHLLNIAGTWKGGDPIAETDLEEFELLVDVNLKSAFLASKHALPHLQESEGAIVSVSARSSLEGGEGDGPYRITKAGIRILTETLAEENEGTVRANCVMPSVIDTPANREMMPDADHDSWVDPSEIADVMAFLCCDGAAVTSGAAVPVYGEA; encoded by the coding sequence ATGGCAGCCACCAAATCATTCGATGTCGACTTCGATGATACCGTTGCCGTAATCACCGGCGCCAGCGGTGCGCTCGGGAGTGCGGCCGTCGACCGCTTCCGAGATGCCGGCGCGACGGTCTGTGCCGTCGACGTCGTCGCCCCCGATTCGGAGGACAGCCTGCTCGAGCCCGACGAGCGAACCCACTTCTACGAGGCCGACCTCACGGACGAGGACGACGTCTCGGACCTCGTCGATGCCATCGTCGACGATCACGGGCGGATCGACCACCTGCTGAACATCGCCGGGACCTGGAAGGGCGGCGATCCCATCGCGGAGACCGATCTCGAGGAGTTCGAACTGCTGGTCGACGTCAACCTGAAGTCGGCGTTTCTCGCGTCGAAACACGCGCTGCCACACCTACAGGAAAGCGAGGGAGCGATCGTCAGCGTCAGCGCTCGGTCCTCGCTCGAGGGTGGAGAGGGCGACGGCCCGTACCGCATCACGAAGGCGGGAATCCGGATTCTCACGGAGACGCTCGCCGAGGAAAACGAAGGGACCGTTCGCGCGAACTGCGTGATGCCGAGCGTGATCGATACGCCGGCGAACCGGGAGATGATGCCGGACGCCGACCACGACTCGTGGGTCGACCCGAGCGAGATCGCGGACGTGATGGCCTTCCTCTGTTGCGACGGGGCGGCGGTGACCAGCGGTGCCGCGGTGCCGGTCTACGGCGAGGCCTGA
- a CDS encoding response regulator gives MSDRLTEPVEILLVEDNPGDVRLIQEAFKELPTEVTLCVVTDGDDALTLLQNRRAEAAALPDLVLLDLNLPRMGGLEFLEAIQDEPAFARLPVLVLTSSEAYEDVLESYELAANAYLTKPTDPDEFSSMVETIAEFWFQRVALPPMA, from the coding sequence ATGAGCGATCGGCTAACCGAACCCGTCGAAATCCTGTTGGTCGAGGACAATCCCGGTGACGTCCGACTCATTCAGGAAGCGTTCAAAGAGCTTCCAACCGAGGTCACGCTGTGCGTCGTTACCGACGGCGACGACGCGCTAACCCTGCTCCAGAACCGACGCGCCGAGGCGGCCGCCCTCCCCGATCTCGTACTGCTCGATCTCAACCTGCCGCGCATGGGCGGCCTCGAGTTCCTCGAGGCGATCCAGGACGAGCCCGCGTTTGCTCGGCTCCCGGTCCTCGTGTTGACGAGTTCCGAGGCCTACGAGGACGTCCTCGAGAGCTACGAGCTCGCCGCCAACGCCTACCTCACCAAACCGACCGATCCCGACGAGTTTTCCTCGATGGTCGAAACGATCGCGGAGTTCTGGTTCCAGCGCGTTGCGCTGCCGCCGATGGCGTAG
- a CDS encoding glycerophosphodiester phosphodiesterase translates to MRVIAHRGFGATAPENTIAAIRSAADRADAVEFDVRRCGSGELVVIHDETIDRVTDGAGTVASSSLQQLKRHVVLESGERIPTLEEMLAALPPNIEVNLEMKELDMAADVLAAIEGIENRVVTTSFLVPELRTMRDLDSDQPTGLLANRHLENPVTTAIELGCEVIGANWWRCLTTRLVPRAKAVDLEVHSWSIERRPVATLLEQRGVDYVSADRPIRP, encoded by the coding sequence ATGCGAGTGATCGCACACCGCGGGTTCGGTGCAACGGCCCCCGAGAATACGATCGCGGCGATCCGGTCGGCGGCCGACCGGGCGGACGCCGTCGAGTTCGACGTTCGACGCTGTGGCTCGGGCGAACTCGTCGTCATCCACGACGAAACGATCGATCGCGTCACCGACGGCGCCGGCACCGTCGCCAGCAGTTCGCTCCAGCAACTCAAGCGCCACGTCGTCCTCGAGTCCGGCGAACGGATCCCGACGCTCGAGGAGATGCTCGCCGCGCTTCCGCCGAACATAGAAGTCAACCTCGAGATGAAGGAACTCGACATGGCTGCGGACGTTCTCGCGGCTATCGAGGGCATCGAGAACCGCGTCGTTACGACCTCGTTTCTCGTTCCGGAACTTCGGACGATGCGCGACCTCGATTCCGACCAGCCGACGGGCCTGCTCGCCAACCGTCACCTCGAGAATCCGGTCACGACGGCGATCGAACTCGGCTGTGAGGTCATCGGTGCGAACTGGTGGCGCTGCCTGACGACGCGGCTCGTCCCCCGGGCGAAGGCCGTCGATCTCGAGGTCCACTCGTGGTCGATCGAACGGCGGCCGGTGGCAACGCTCCTCGAGCAACGGGGCGTCGACTACGTCTCTGCGGATCGACCGATCCGGCCCTGA
- a CDS encoding secondary thiamine-phosphate synthase enzyme YjbQ codes for METEFTVDTDARLTTIDITDQIGAAVPDDLESGTCTAFVEHTTAGLVVQENERRLREDLESFLSELVPDEGHAHDQLDGNADSHLRATLVGPDVTIPVRDGEPALGTWQSVLFVECDGPRTRTVSVTTVGDSA; via the coding sequence ATGGAGACCGAGTTCACCGTCGACACCGACGCGCGGCTTACGACGATCGACATCACCGACCAGATCGGCGCGGCCGTCCCCGACGACCTCGAGTCGGGAACCTGCACGGCGTTCGTCGAGCACACGACCGCGGGGCTCGTCGTTCAGGAGAACGAACGGCGGCTCCGCGAGGATCTCGAGTCGTTCCTCTCGGAACTCGTGCCTGACGAAGGCCACGCCCACGACCAGTTAGACGGCAACGCGGATTCTCATCTCCGCGCGACGCTGGTCGGGCCGGACGTGACGATCCCGGTCCGCGACGGCGAACCGGCGCTCGGCACGTGGCAGTCCGTCCTGTTCGTCGAGTGTGACGGACCGCGGACCCGAACGGTTTCGGTGACGACAGTCGGTGACTCGGCCTAA